A window from Sphingobium sp. EM0848 encodes these proteins:
- the kdpA gene encoding potassium-transporting ATPase subunit KdpA yields MTFQGWILILVFVGILLALTKPVGLWLFTLYEGRRTPLHGVLGPVERGFYRLSGIDPNEEQGWRRYAVHMLIFNAALLLFTYAVLRLQGLLPLNPLGYAGTSEHLSFNTAVSFTTNTNWQSYSGESTLSNLSQMLGLTIHNFLSAATGIALAFALFRGFARRSATTIGNFWADMTRVTLYLLLPICIVYAIFLIASGVPQTLAGSVDLTTLEGVKQTLALGPVAGQEAIKMLGTNGGGFFNANSAHPFENPTALTNLVQMLSIFTIGFGLTWTFGKAVGNPRQGWAILAAMLTIFLIGVTITYWQEAAGNPVLHHLGVPGGNMEGKEVRFGIAASALFSVVTTAASCGAVNAMHDSFTALGGMIPLLNIQLGEVVVGGVGAGIYGFLLFAILAVFVAGLMVGRTPEYVGKKIESREVKLAVLAIAVLPLIILGFSAIASVLPAGLAGPLNKGPHGFSEILYAFTSAVGNNGSAFAGLTANTPFYNGMLGVAMWVGRFFIIVPMLAIAGSLAAKKYTPETAGSFPTTGPLWTGLLVGIVLIIGGLTFLPSLALGPIADHLAMIRGQLF; encoded by the coding sequence ATGACATTTCAGGGATGGATATTGATCCTCGTCTTTGTCGGCATATTGCTGGCATTGACGAAACCGGTCGGCCTGTGGCTCTTCACCTTATATGAAGGCCGAAGGACGCCGCTGCATGGGGTTCTCGGCCCGGTCGAACGTGGCTTTTACCGCCTCTCGGGCATCGACCCGAACGAGGAGCAGGGCTGGCGCCGCTACGCCGTCCACATGCTGATCTTCAACGCCGCGCTGCTGCTCTTCACCTATGCCGTTTTACGGCTTCAGGGCCTACTGCCGCTCAACCCCCTGGGCTATGCAGGCACGAGTGAGCATTTGTCGTTCAATACGGCGGTCAGCTTCACCACCAACACCAATTGGCAGAGCTATAGTGGGGAATCGACACTGTCGAACCTCAGCCAGATGCTGGGTCTCACCATCCATAATTTCCTGTCGGCGGCGACGGGTATTGCTCTGGCCTTCGCTTTGTTCCGTGGGTTCGCCCGGCGCAGCGCGACGACCATCGGCAATTTCTGGGCGGATATGACACGGGTGACGCTCTATCTGCTGCTGCCCATCTGCATCGTCTATGCGATCTTCCTGATCGCCAGCGGCGTGCCGCAGACCTTGGCCGGATCGGTCGACCTGACCACGCTGGAAGGCGTTAAGCAAACCCTCGCCCTTGGTCCGGTCGCCGGTCAGGAAGCGATCAAGATGCTGGGCACGAATGGCGGCGGCTTCTTCAATGCCAACAGCGCCCATCCGTTCGAAAACCCGACGGCGCTCACCAATCTGGTGCAGATGCTGTCGATCTTCACGATCGGCTTCGGCCTGACCTGGACGTTCGGCAAGGCCGTCGGCAATCCGCGTCAGGGCTGGGCGATCCTCGCCGCCATGCTGACCATCTTCCTGATCGGCGTGACCATCACTTACTGGCAGGAAGCGGCCGGCAACCCGGTCCTCCACCATCTGGGCGTCCCCGGCGGCAATATGGAGGGCAAGGAGGTGCGCTTCGGCATCGCCGCCTCGGCGCTCTTCTCGGTCGTCACGACTGCGGCAAGCTGCGGCGCGGTCAACGCCATGCATGACAGCTTCACAGCACTGGGCGGCATGATCCCGCTGCTCAATATCCAGTTGGGCGAAGTCGTCGTCGGCGGCGTGGGGGCCGGCATTTACGGTTTCCTGCTGTTTGCCATCCTTGCCGTGTTCGTCGCGGGGCTGATGGTCGGCCGCACACCCGAATATGTCGGCAAGAAGATCGAAAGTCGCGAGGTCAAACTCGCCGTTCTCGCCATCGCGGTGCTGCCGCTCATCATCCTTGGCTTTTCAGCGATCGCATCTGTCCTGCCCGCCGGGCTGGCCGGACCGCTCAACAAGGGACCGCACGGATTTTCCGAAATCCTCTATGCCTTTACCTCGGCCGTGGGCAATAATGGCTCCGCCTTTGCCGGGCTGACCGCCAATACGCCATTCTACAATGGCATGCTGGGCGTCGCGATGTGGGTAGGCCGCTTCTTCATCATCGTGCCGATGCTCGCCATCGCAGGCAGCCTGGCGGCGAAGAAATACACGCCCGAAAC
- a CDS encoding OmpA family protein, producing MPDSVSHSKLGWCFGGLILALSMLQAQAAEPVFLPDIAPLSDFPDPAHATRREGLFLPLEMPRLLTPGMTKRQADALLGVPHFHEGLFGERRWDYILNFYTGSGTAYQICRLQLRWDRHMRLEGMAWSSEECRAAVYPMPEKRDVVAPVSQAPPLALYFDFDKADLSEKAQQDLAAFVAANPGTDHKLSVIGYTDGAGPDAYNDRLSLVRADRVSKNLVALGVPLSNLQISGAGERSPARRGEDGMREPLNRRVMVMIMSGA from the coding sequence ATGCCGGACTCGGTATCGCATTCTAAGCTTGGCTGGTGCTTTGGGGGACTCATCCTGGCCCTGTCGATGCTTCAGGCGCAGGCGGCTGAGCCCGTCTTTCTGCCGGATATCGCCCCCTTGTCGGATTTCCCCGACCCTGCACACGCAACCCGCCGTGAAGGTCTTTTCCTGCCGCTCGAAATGCCACGCCTGCTGACGCCGGGCATGACCAAGCGTCAGGCCGATGCCTTGTTGGGCGTACCGCACTTCCATGAAGGCCTGTTCGGTGAACGCAGGTGGGATTATATCCTCAATTTCTATACCGGATCTGGGACAGCCTACCAGATATGTCGGCTGCAACTGCGCTGGGACCGCCACATGCGGTTGGAGGGCATGGCGTGGAGCAGCGAGGAGTGTCGTGCCGCTGTCTACCCCATGCCGGAAAAGCGCGATGTCGTAGCTCCCGTGTCGCAGGCGCCTCCGCTCGCCCTCTATTTCGACTTCGACAAGGCTGATCTCAGCGAAAAGGCGCAGCAGGATCTGGCAGCGTTCGTGGCGGCGAATCCAGGCACCGACCATAAATTGTCTGTCATTGGCTATACTGACGGGGCGGGACCCGATGCCTATAATGACCGGCTGAGCCTGGTTCGGGCAGACAGGGTGTCAAAAAATCTTGTCGCCTTGGGCGTGCCTCTATCGAATTTGCAGATTTCTGGAGCGGGAGAGCGATCCCCGGCTCGCAGGGGCGAGGACGGAATGAGGGAGCCCTTGAACCGGCGGGTCATGGTGATGATCATGAGTGGTGCATAG
- the corA gene encoding magnesium/cobalt transporter CorA, whose amino-acid sequence MSVVAAYLYRDGKPAEPVSLDHRPPITQASDFVWIGLVEPDEAELRMLQENYGLHPLAVEDALKAHQLPKVDVYGDQLFIVARTAHLEGDTIAYGETAIFVGENHIITVRHGSARAHSELRAQLEAAPSLLSHGVDYVLHAILDFIVDGYQPIVETIEEDVLKMEHRALDTFLGRDEVMRIFTLRGELMRFRRILGPMSEVVSRLVHLDLPCLDVEVRLYFGDVLDHVRRVELMVENLREVLTSVFEVSHLLESQRQGVITRQLAAWAAILAVPTAIAGIYGMNFEHMPELKTQYGYFIVLGVIALLCVALFIRFKRARWL is encoded by the coding sequence ATGAGCGTTGTGGCCGCCTATCTATATCGCGATGGCAAGCCTGCGGAGCCGGTGTCGCTCGATCATCGGCCACCCATCACCCAAGCCTCCGACTTTGTGTGGATCGGGCTGGTCGAGCCGGACGAAGCGGAACTGAGAATGCTTCAGGAAAATTACGGACTCCATCCGCTCGCCGTCGAAGACGCACTGAAGGCGCATCAGCTGCCCAAGGTCGATGTCTATGGCGATCAGCTTTTCATCGTCGCACGCACCGCCCATCTGGAAGGCGACACCATCGCCTATGGCGAAACCGCGATCTTCGTGGGCGAAAACCATATCATCACCGTCCGGCATGGCTCGGCACGGGCGCATAGCGAACTGCGCGCCCAGCTCGAAGCTGCGCCTTCCCTGCTGAGCCATGGTGTCGACTATGTGCTTCACGCGATTCTCGATTTTATTGTCGATGGCTATCAGCCGATCGTCGAGACGATCGAGGAAGATGTGCTCAAGATGGAGCATCGGGCGCTCGACACGTTTCTGGGCCGCGACGAGGTGATGCGCATCTTCACGCTGCGGGGTGAGTTGATGCGCTTCCGGCGCATCCTTGGGCCAATGTCGGAAGTGGTAAGCCGGTTGGTGCATCTGGACCTGCCCTGCCTGGATGTCGAGGTTCGCCTTTATTTCGGAGACGTGCTTGACCATGTTCGTCGGGTCGAGCTGATGGTCGAAAATCTTCGCGAGGTGCTGACCTCGGTGTTCGAGGTCAGCCATCTGCTCGAATCCCAGCGACAGGGCGTGATTACCCGCCAGCTTGCGGCCTGGGCTGCGATCCTGGCGGTGCCGACGGCCATTGCCGGAATTTACGGCATGAATTTTGAGCATATGCCTGAACTCAAGACCCAATATGGCTATTTCATCGTGCTGGGCGTGATCGCCTTGCTGTGCGTCGCGTTGTTCATCCGGTTCAAGCGGGCGCGATGGTTGTGA
- the kdpF gene encoding K(+)-transporting ATPase subunit F, protein MTIDLWLAALTAIGLLIYLVAVLARPERF, encoded by the coding sequence GTGACAATTGACCTTTGGCTGGCCGCGCTGACCGCGATCGGCCTTCTCATTTATCTTGTGGCCGTCCTCGCGCGGCCGGAACGCTTCTGA